From Woronichinia naegeliana WA131, the proteins below share one genomic window:
- a CDS encoding ribbon-helix-helix domain-containing protein encodes MPRGGKRPGSGNRFKWHHGKTVTIRVPIALVDRIIEIAQGLDRGLSFIEKGEEPKTATIDCGTQSKVIDMSGVSITVISGQMGVKLSDLVRKGYKIEPKSLNDVVLTALTKEW; translated from the coding sequence ATGCCTAGAGGTGGTAAACGACCAGGATCGGGAAATAGGTTTAAATGGCATCATGGAAAAACTGTGACCATTAGAGTACCTATTGCTTTGGTTGATAGAATCATTGAGATAGCTCAAGGATTAGATCGGGGCTTATCCTTTATTGAAAAGGGAGAAGAGCCAAAAACAGCCACAATTGATTGTGGCACACAATCTAAAGTCATTGATATGTCTGGGGTGTCAATTACTGTTATCTCTGGTCAGATGGGCGTAAAACTTAGCGATTTAGTCCGTAAAGGGTACAAAATAGAGCCTAAAAGCCTTAATGATGTTGTTTTAACTGCTTTAACTAAGGAATGGTAA
- a CDS encoding protein rep — protein MDSHAERVSLCSQLLEFKIVPDKQLGQQKLKLASAKFCRVRHCPICQWRRSLRWKAKAYENLPKVIADYPNGRWIFLTLTMKNCQLTDLRETLHHLNQSFRRLTQLKAFPGIGWIKSVEVTRGRDGQSAHPHLHCLILLKDSYYKEDYLSKSDWIALWKQCLRVDYSPILDVKAVQAESSPVGLIAEILKYQCKESDLVADCDWFLEYVKQVHGTRAVGVGGVLRDYFRELEEEPEDLIGHDEESDDEVEPESLYFRWNRKIKKYVMVRSDSMGVVYKIPDKEYQNTE, from the coding sequence ATGGACTCTCACGCAGAGAGGGTCTCACTCTGTTCTCAGTTACTAGAATTCAAAATAGTTCCTGATAAGCAGCTTGGCCAACAGAAGTTAAAACTAGCTTCTGCTAAATTTTGTCGGGTTCGGCATTGTCCTATCTGTCAATGGCGAAGATCACTTCGTTGGAAGGCAAAAGCCTATGAGAACTTGCCGAAAGTCATTGCTGATTACCCTAATGGGCGTTGGATTTTTCTGACGTTGACTATGAAAAATTGTCAGTTGACTGATTTAAGGGAGACATTGCATCACCTTAATCAGTCTTTCAGGCGGTTGACTCAGCTAAAGGCTTTCCCTGGGATAGGTTGGATCAAATCGGTTGAGGTCACAAGGGGCCGTGATGGTCAGTCAGCCCATCCCCATCTTCATTGTCTGATTCTGCTAAAGGATAGCTATTACAAGGAAGATTATCTATCTAAGTCAGATTGGATCGCTTTATGGAAACAATGCCTTCGAGTTGATTATTCCCCAATTCTTGATGTAAAGGCTGTTCAGGCTGAAAGCTCACCAGTGGGATTGATTGCAGAGATTTTAAAGTACCAGTGCAAGGAAAGCGATCTTGTTGCTGATTGTGACTGGTTTTTGGAGTATGTCAAGCAGGTACATGGTACAAGAGCCGTTGGGGTTGGTGGTGTTCTTCGGGACTATTTCAGAGAATTAGAAGAGGAGCCAGAAGATTTAATTGGACATGATGAGGAGTCGGACGATGAGGTTGAACCAGAGTCTCTCTATTTTCGTTGGAATCGGAAAATCAAAAAGTATGTGATGGTGCGTTCTGACTCAATGGGAGTCGTCTATAAGATCCCTGATAAGGAATATCAGAATACGGAATAG